A genomic segment from Phragmites australis chromosome 6, lpPhrAust1.1, whole genome shotgun sequence encodes:
- the LOC133922103 gene encoding DNA polymerase epsilon catalytic subunit A-like isoform X3, whose amino-acid sequence MVRFAMDQPQTMASYSVSDAVATYYLYMTYVHPFIFSLATIIPMSPDEVLRKGSGTLCEMLLMVQAFKANIICPNKHQADLEKFYNNRLLESETYIGGHVECLETGVFRSDLPTKFQLESSAYEQLIGNLDRDLQYAISVEGKLDIDSVTNYDEVKDAIKQKLVSLRDHPVREERPLIYHLDVAAMYPNIILTNRLQPPSIVTDVECTACDFNRPGKNCLRKLEWVWRGETYMAKKNDYYHIKRQIESELIQSGSMTSSKPFLDLSKPEHLLKLKDRLKKYCQKAHKRVVDKPITEVREAGICMRENSFYVDTVRSFRDRRYEYKGLNKTWKGKLAEAKASGNSIKIQEAQDMVALYDSLQLAHKCILNSFYGYVMRKGARWYSMEMAGVVTYTGAKIIQNARLLVEKIGRPLELDTDGIWCVLPGSFPENFTFKTKAGKKLTISYPCVMLNVDVARNNTNDQYQTLKDPVNKLYTTHSECSIEFEVDGPYKAMILPASKEEGILIKKRYAVFNEDGTLAELKGFEIKRRGELKLIKVFQAEVFDKFLHGSTLEECYAAVASVANCWLDLLDNQGIDIADSELLDFISESSTMSKSLVDYGEQKSCAVTTAKRLAEFLGDSMVKDKGLHCQYIVAREPQGTPVSERAVPVAIFETDPEIAKHYLRKWCRMSSDASIRSIVDWSYYKQRLSSAIQKIITIPAAMQKISNPVPRVLHPDWLHKKVREKDDRFRQRKLRDIFSPLAKDEGMQNLDGVGDMEDLLASNKDSRKNPASNGLNIDKENNPNGPSVEAGSDNSKNKQKPLTGSNMPLSSQFQNDATDETVDRNTDYQGWLHAKKRKWKYVRDQKKRRRLGAATTFDGPTNSLFSVRNVNQLHGNNRNRSGNNRNQSTFFQKQELALFRSHWQIIQLASSTIPGCFFAWVVAEGIMFKIPISVPRVFYLNSKAPVTDEFPGRRVKKILPHGRPCFNLIEVATSEEQFRAEGKKIAAHLAEPDVEGIYETKIPPELNIILQIGCVCKVDKSAKKRSIQDGWDLAELQMKTTAECSYLEQTVSFFYLYHSLSEGRAVYVLYFPASFRIHGVVVNPFRNKELSPSFLEKQFRDACQAFGSMPENLTFNVDYQTSIDAGSKHVQIMLLEYRQQHPGPVIGVIECPKLEDIKAAVRALDDFPCVTIPCNARDNNYQALGWQATAGRTSMQRCAASTQWFNERISLARYAHVPLGNFELDWLLFTADVFFSRALRDQQQVLWISDDGIPDLGGTYEGDTCFADEVIQPALTYPGAYRRVSVELKIHHLAVNSLLKSSQVDEMDGGSIGSFGRDMAPGPQAAETDFDDPSLCAPAFQVLKQLIQRCISDAVSSGNVFADAILQHLYRWLCSPRSKLHDPALHRLLHNVMKKVFALMLAEFRKLGANVIFANFSKIIIDTGKVDLSSARAYCDSLLKTLQTRDLFEWIELEPLHYWHSLLFMDQYNYGGIQAKTQDADCSDGDNDIDIVSSWNIAEYLPKPTQDHFVLIISEFLYIPWKYMQEVAKQATIRDDTSCTPSITVMAAENLEGQVIGYLCDQISTFFADKLLKIVSDILHHFKGKSKFESNEPTNRESSPHRHKGDAALEFIKHICAVLALDQNVQHDILRMRKNLLKLVRVKEFAPEAQFQDPCASFTLPNVICSYCNDCRDLDLCRDSTLQGQEWRCAVPQCGQPYHREQMENALLQVVRQRERLYHLQDLVCLRCRQVKAAHLSEQCSCGGSFRCKEESSYFLSKMRVFLNVAASQKFQLLQDCVQWILEVR is encoded by the exons ATGGTCCGCTTTGCAATGGACCAGCCACAG ACAATGGCTTCTTATTCTGTATCAGATGCTGTTGCAACATACTATCTATACATGACTTATGTTCATCCATTCATCTTTTCTCTTGCAACCATAATACCTATGTCACCTGATGAGGTATTGCGTAAAGGAAGTGGAACACTTTGTGAAATGCTGCTAATGGTCCAG GCATTCAAGGCTAATATCATTTGTCCTAACAAACACCAAGCTGATCTGGAGAAGTTCTACAATAACCGTCTACTAGAAAGTGAAACCTACATTGGCGGTCATGTTGAGTGTCTTGAAACTGGTGTATTTAGATCGGATCTTCCTACAAAGTTCCAACTTGAATCATCAGCATATGAG CAACTGATTGGAAATCTTGATCGTGATCTGCAATATGCCATTTCCGTAGAAGGAAAATTGGATATTGATTCTGTCACAAATTATGATGAAGTCAAAGATGCCATAAAGCAGAAG CTTGTTTCGTTGCGAGATCACCCAGTTCGTGAAGAACGCCCTCTTATATATCATCTGGATGTTGCTGCAATGTATCCAAATATCATTTTGACAAATAGACTCCAG CCACCGTCCATAGTTACAGATGTGGAGTGCACAGCATGTGATTTCAATCGCCCTGGAAAGAATTGCCTCAGAAAACTTGAATGGGTCTGGCGAGGAGAGACCTACATGGCAAAAAAGaa TGACTATTATCACATAAAGAGGCAAATTGAGTCAGAGCTGATTCAATCTGGTAGCATGACATCGTCAAAGCCTTTTCTTGACCTCTCTAAACCAGAACATTTACTTAAACTGAAGGATCGTTTGAAGAAATACTGCCAAAAG GCACACAAAAGAGTAGTTGATAAACCAATTACAGAAGTTAGAGAAGCTGGAATATGCATGCGTGAAAATTCTTTCTATGTAGACACAGTACGAAG CTTTCGTGATAGAAGGTATGAATACAAAGGTCTTAACAAAACTTGGAAAGGAAAATTGGCAGAAGCAAAAGCCAGTGGAAATTCTATCAAAATTCAGGAAGCGCAG GACATGGTTGCTCTTTATGATTCTTTGCAACTTGCTCACAAGTGCATATTGAATTCTTTTTATGGATATGTTATGCGCAA GGGTGCAAGATGGTACTCTATGGAAATGGCTGGTGTTGTAACATATACTGGTGCAAAGATTATCCAAAACGCTCGACTACTTGTAGAGAAAATTGGAAGGCCACTGGAACTGGATACAGATGGCATTTGGTGTGTTTTGCCTGGTTCTTTTCCAGAGAACTTCACTTTCAAGACAAA AGCTGGGAAGAAGCTCACAATATCTTATCCCTGTGTAATGCTTAATGTTGATGTTGCAAGGAACAACACTAATGATCAATATCAA ACACTGAAAGATCCAGTAAATAAACTATATACAACACACAGTGAGTGTTCCATTGAATTTGAGGTAGATGGACCTTACAAG GCTATGATCCTACCTGCCTCTAAAGAGGAAGGGATTTTGATAAAGAAGAGGTATGCTGTCTTCAATGAAGATGGCACCTTGGCAGAACTTAAAGGTTTTGAGATCAAGCGTAGAGGTGAGCTGAAGCTCATCAAAGTTTTTCAG GCAGAGGTATTTGACAAATTTCTCCATGGTTCAACTTTAGAGGAATGCTATGCTGCTGTTGCCTCTGTTGCTAACTGTTGGCTAGACCTACTGGAC AATCAAGGAATTGATATTGCTGACAGTGAGTTGCTTGATTTCATATCGGAGTCAAGCACTATGAGTAAATCCCTAGTTGATTATGGAGAGCAGAAGTCGTGTGCTGTAACTACAGCAAAAAGACTTGCTGAATTCCTTGGAGATTCAATGGTTAAAGACAAAGGGCTGCATTGCCAATATATCGTTGCCCGGGAGCCACAA GGCACTCCAGTGAGCGAGCGTGCTGTTCCGGTAGCTATATTTGAGACAGATCCTG AGATTGCAAAACATTATTTAAGGAAATGGTGCAGAATGTCCTCTGATGCAAGCATCCGATCTATTGTTGATTGGTCTTACTACAAGCAACGCCTAAGCTCAGCTATTCAGAAAATCATAACAATTCCTGCAGCAATGCAAAAG ATCTCAAACCCTGTTCCTCGAGTTCTTCATCCTGATTGGTTACACAAAAAGGTCAGAGAGAAAGATGATCGATTTCGCCAGCGTAAACTACGTGATATCTTTAGCCccttggccaaagatgaggggATGCAGAACTTGGATGGGGTTGGAGATATGGAAGATTTATTAGCATCAAACAAAGATTCGAGAAAAAATCCTGCATCCAATGGCTTGAACATCGACAAAGAAAATAATCCAAATGGACCATCAGTGGAAGCTGGTTCAGATAATAGTAAAAACAAGCAAAAACCTCTAACTGGATCAAATATGCCACTCTCTTCGCAATTCCAAAATGATGCCACTGATGAAACAGTTGATAGAAATACTGATTATCAAGGATGGCTTCATGCTAAGAAGAGAAAATGGAAATATGTTCGCGACCAAAAGAAACGTCGAAG GTTGGGTGCTGCTACCACTTTTGATGGGCCTactaattctttgttttctgtGAGAAATGTCAATCAGTTGCATGGAAACAATAGGAACCGATCTGGAAACAATAGGAATCAATCTACATTTTTCCAGAAACAAGAATTGGCCCTCTTTAGATCTCATTGGCAG ATAATCCAGCTTGCTTCAAGTACAATCCCTGGCTGCTTTTTTGCATGGGTTGTTGCTGAGGGAATCATGTTCAAGATTCCTATCAGCGTGCCTAGAGTTTTTTATCTAAACTCAAAGGCTCCTGTCACAGATGAGTTTCCAGGAAGGCGTGTGAAAAAGATTCTTCCTCATGGAAGACCTTGTTTCAATCTCATTGAG GTTGCAACTAGTGAAGAACAGTTCAGGGCTGAAGGCAAAAAAATTGCTGCACATCTAGCAGAGCCAGATGTTG AGGGAATATATGAGACAAAAATTCCACCGGAGCTCAATATCATTCTCCAAATTGGCTGTGTATGCAAAGTGGACAAGTCTGCAAAAAAACGAAGTATACAAGATGGATGGGATCTTGCTGAGTTGCAAATGAAAACAACCGCAGAGTGCTCATACCTGGAACAAACAGTTTCATTTTTCTATTTATATCACAG CTTGTCTGAAGGAAGGGCTGTATATGTCTTGTACTTTCCTGCATCTTTCAGAATACATGGAGTGGTCGTCAATCCTTTCCGTAATAAAGAATTATCTCCGTCATTTCTTGAAAAGCAATTTCGAGATGCTTGCCAAGCTTTCGGTTCTATGCCTGAGAATCTTACTTTCAAT GTGGACTACCAAACATCAATTGATGCAGGTAGCAAACACGTGCAAATAATGTTACTTGAGTACAG GCAACAACATCCTGGACCTGTCATAGGCGTCATAGAATGCCCTAAACTCGAAGATATAAAGGCAGCTGTACGAGCCCTTGATGATTTCCCGTGTGTAACCATTCCTTGTAATGCACGGGACAACAACTATCAG GCTCTCGGTTGGCAAGCAACAGCTGGTCGAACAAGCATGCAGCGTTGTGCTGCATCAACCCAGTGGTTCAATGAACGAATTTCACTCGCTAGATATGCACAT GTGCCATTGGGAAATTTTGAACTAGATTGGCTTCTTTTTACTGCTGATGTGTTCTTTTCAAGGGCATTGCGTGATCAACAGCAG GTACTATGGATATCTGATGATGGCATTCCTGATTTAGGAGGCACTTACGAAGGAGACACATGCTTTGCTGATGAG GTCATTCAGCCTGCGCTTACTTATCCTGGTGCATACAGAAGAGTTTCTGTTGAGCTGAAG ATCCATCATTTGGCTGTTAATTCTCTCCTGAAGAGCAGTCAAGTGGATGAAATGGACGGAGGATCCATCGGTAGCTTTGGAAGAGACATGGCACCTGGTCCACAGGCCGCTGAAACTGACTTTGATGATCCTAGCTTATGTGCACCTGCTTTCCAGGTGCTAAAGCAACTCATTCAGAGATGCATTTCAGATGCAGTGTCGTCTGGAAATGTATTCGCTGATGCAATATTGCAACATCTCTACCGTTGGCTTTGCAG CCCACGGTCGAAACTTCATGACCCAGCTCTCCATCGCCTTCTTCATAAT GTTATGAAGAAGGTATTTGCTCTAATGTTGGCTGAGTTTCGGAAGCTTGGAGCTAATGTTATCTTTGCAAACTTTTCTAAGATAATCATTGATACTGGAAAAGTGGATTTGTCATCGGCACGTGCATACTGTGATAGCTTATTAAAGACCTTACAGACAAG ggacctttttgagTGGATAGAGCTGGAACCTTTGCACTATTGGCATTCCTTATTGTTCATGGATCAG TATAACTATGGTGGCATTCAGGCTAAAACACAAGATGCGGACTGTTCAGATGGTGATAACGATATTGATATAGTCTCAAGCTGGAACATAGCAGAATACTTGCCCAAACCTACACAG gATCACTTTGTCTTAATCATCTCAGAGTTCTTATATATTCCATGGAAATACATGCAAGAAGTAGCTAAGCAAGCAACTATAAGGGATGATACCTCATGCACTCCATCTATAACAGTCATGGCTGCTGAGAATCTTGAGGGTCAGGTCATAGGATATCTCTGTGACCAG ATCAGCACTTTCTTTGCAGACAAGCTTCTAAAAATTGTAAGTGATATACTTCACCATTTCAAAGGGAAAAGCAAGTTTGAATCAAATGAACCAACAAATAGAGAATCCAGTCCTCACAGACATAAAGGAGATGCTGCATTGGAGTTCATTAAGCATATCTGTGCTGTTCTTGCTCTTGATCAGAATGTTCAGCATGATATTCTG AGAATGAGGAAGAACTTGTTAAAGTTGGTTCGTGTAAAGGAGTTTGCTCCAGAAGCACAATTCCAAGACCCATGTGCCTCATTCACTCTCCCAAATGTGATTTGCAG CTATTGCAATGATTGCCGGGATCTTGATCTCTGCCGTGATTCAACACTCCAAGGCCAGGAGTGGAGATGTGCGGTGCCGCAGTGTGGGCAGCCATACCACCGTGAGCAGATGGAAAATGCACTACTACAGGTAGTCCGCCAGCGAGAGAGGCTGTACCACTTGCAGGATCTGGTCTGCCTCCGCTGCAGGCAAGTAAAAGCCGCCCATTTGTCCGAGCAGTGCTCCTGTGGAGGCTCGTTCCGGTGCAAGGAAGAATCATCGTATTTTCTTAGTAAAATGCGGGTATTCCTGAACGTCGCCGCCAGCCAAAAATTCCAGCTCCTACAAGACTGCGTGCAATGGATTCTTGAAGTCAGATGA